A genomic stretch from Edaphobacter aggregans includes:
- a CDS encoding M56 family metallopeptidase, producing MNYSMEALGWTLVHFCWQAAVIALLYRVVDLAFAKSRSHIRYTLALVALMSMFAAAVVTLGYEEIQTRQQGALTQTVSIAETLHGVMNYVDPAPVTADAVAAKSMTRPDLSALSASLVKAMPWLDAMWLVGVFLLSVRTLGGWRRIRQLRHAGLIEIPERVRDSFERLSQRIGIKRQIELYVCPRISGPLAMGVFRSLVLLPASALTALSPDQLEVVLAHELAHIRRGDYLWNMIQTMVETLFFFHPAVWWVSNNLRQQRELCCDDVALACCSDPVVYATALLRLEEQRSSHLHLAMALDGHRAGMSLRERIVRILGDAPEKRREIAPLSLVGVCAMVGLFLLPLPHVFADRVAAEKPVLTAATVYPGHGMHVFVPDGVKCEPKTAFMQALAHKKAPATPVVAAVESPVPPVVPVIAPTMKTFFVQPAAIVVPRPALDSLPTPEAMPAFAFVAAQDAVNTASPKVDYISAMRAAGYNADLDKYVAMKIQGVTPEYARSMSEVGFGKPTAEELVSLKIFGVTPEYVKELKGMGIEPTSFHDLTSYKIFNVTPEFVAAMKAAGFSSIPPKKLVALRVQGVTPEFIQTTKRQFPDVTLDQLVQLRIFRIDDAFVASAKSHGFDNLTIEKLVKLRISGILDDDNQRSEKR from the coding sequence ATGAACTACTCGATGGAAGCATTGGGCTGGACACTCGTACACTTCTGCTGGCAGGCCGCAGTGATTGCGCTGCTCTATCGCGTGGTCGATCTCGCATTTGCGAAGTCGCGCAGCCACATCCGCTATACCCTGGCGTTGGTCGCGCTGATGAGCATGTTTGCGGCGGCCGTGGTGACCCTCGGCTATGAAGAGATACAGACACGACAACAGGGAGCGCTCACCCAAACCGTCAGCATTGCAGAGACTCTTCACGGTGTCATGAACTATGTAGATCCTGCGCCCGTAACAGCCGATGCAGTAGCAGCAAAGTCCATGACGCGGCCCGATCTTTCAGCGCTATCAGCATCTTTAGTGAAGGCGATGCCGTGGCTCGATGCCATGTGGCTCGTGGGCGTATTCCTCTTGTCCGTGCGCACCCTTGGCGGGTGGAGACGGATTCGCCAGTTGCGTCACGCAGGCCTCATCGAAATTCCCGAGCGTGTACGCGACAGCTTCGAGCGCTTGTCCCAACGCATCGGCATCAAGAGACAAATCGAATTGTATGTCTGCCCACGAATCTCTGGACCGCTGGCGATGGGTGTGTTTCGCTCGCTGGTATTGCTGCCTGCGTCAGCGCTGACGGCGCTTAGCCCGGATCAGTTGGAGGTAGTGCTCGCGCATGAGCTGGCGCACATCCGTCGCGGTGATTACCTATGGAACATGATTCAGACCATGGTTGAGACGCTCTTCTTTTTCCACCCGGCCGTGTGGTGGGTTAGCAATAACCTTCGCCAGCAGCGAGAGCTATGCTGCGACGATGTTGCGCTGGCGTGCTGCTCCGATCCGGTCGTCTACGCTACTGCGCTGCTTCGTCTGGAAGAGCAGCGTAGTTCGCACTTGCATCTCGCCATGGCGTTGGATGGCCACCGCGCTGGTATGAGCCTGCGGGAGCGCATCGTTCGTATCCTCGGCGATGCTCCAGAGAAGCGGCGTGAGATTGCGCCACTCTCACTGGTCGGAGTTTGCGCGATGGTTGGCTTGTTCTTGTTGCCGCTGCCCCACGTCTTCGCGGATCGCGTTGCTGCTGAGAAGCCAGTCCTGACGGCTGCGACGGTCTATCCCGGCCACGGTATGCATGTGTTTGTGCCGGACGGTGTGAAGTGCGAACCAAAAACTGCTTTCATGCAAGCACTTGCTCATAAGAAAGCGCCAGCTACTCCGGTTGTAGCTGCTGTAGAGAGTCCTGTTCCGCCGGTTGTTCCAGTTATCGCCCCGACGATGAAGACTTTCTTCGTACAGCCCGCGGCAATTGTCGTTCCTCGGCCAGCGTTGGATTCACTGCCGACACCTGAAGCTATGCCAGCCTTTGCCTTTGTGGCAGCTCAGGATGCAGTGAACACAGCCTCCCCAAAGGTCGATTACATCTCCGCGATGCGTGCCGCTGGCTACAACGCCGATCTCGACAAGTATGTGGCGATGAAGATACAGGGCGTCACGCCAGAGTACGCACGAAGTATGAGCGAGGTTGGATTCGGTAAACCGACCGCCGAAGAGCTCGTGTCGCTGAAAATCTTTGGTGTAACACCGGAGTACGTCAAAGAACTGAAAGGAATGGGTATTGAACCGACCTCCTTTCATGACCTTACCTCTTACAAGATATTCAATGTCACGCCCGAGTTTGTTGCCGCAATGAAGGCTGCTGGATTCAGCTCGATTCCTCCGAAGAAGCTAGTGGCCTTACGCGTTCAGGGTGTCACGCCCGAGTTTATTCAAACAACGAAGCGCCAGTTCCCAGACGTGACGCTCGATCAGCTTGTACAGCTTCGCATCTTTCGCATCGATGATGCGTTTGTAGCTTCTGCAAAGAGCCACGGCTTCGACAACCTAACTATCGAGAAGCTCGTAAAGCTTCGTATTTCGGGCATTCTGGATGACGACAACCAGAGATCGGAGAAGAGATGA
- a CDS encoding BlaI/MecI/CopY family transcriptional regulator — protein METKRHLPKPTEVELELLRALWEKDSATVRELYEVVSQQRTLGYTSVLKTLQIMTEKGLVEREEAGKAHIYRAAASQEETQSQLLRDLSERLFAGSAAQLAMHALSMQPASAEELEEIRKIIKQKRERQ, from the coding sequence ATGGAAACGAAACGTCATTTGCCGAAGCCCACGGAAGTTGAACTTGAACTGCTGCGGGCGCTGTGGGAAAAGGACTCCGCTACAGTGCGTGAATTGTATGAAGTCGTCAGTCAGCAGCGCACATTGGGATACACCTCGGTGTTGAAGACGCTGCAGATCATGACGGAGAAGGGCCTGGTGGAGCGCGAGGAGGCGGGCAAGGCTCACATCTATCGCGCCGCGGCAAGCCAGGAGGAGACCCAGAGCCAGCTGCTGCGCGATCTGAGCGAGCGGCTGTTTGCGGGGTCGGCGGCGCAACTCGCCATGCATGCGCTTTCGATGCAGCCGGCCAGCGCGGAAGAACTGGAAGAGATTCGGAAGATCATCAAGCAGAAAAGGGAGAGGCAATGA
- a CDS encoding DUF899 domain-containing protein, which translates to MYRYRGLDRRGHDLDGRPLRAGYEEAPQESGTSNRTHEQGENMDENKETQTKMKTPPIVSPQEWEAARQQLLVKEKELTRARDAMAAARRRMPWMVVEKEYVFDGPNGKVSLLDLFEERPQLIVYRAFFEPGVFGWPDHACRGCSLGADQVSHLSHLNARDTTLAYVSRAPQTDIERLKARMEWEMPWYTITDDFDKDFGVDEWHGHNVFFRDSDNRIFRTYFIHDRGDEAMGSTWNYLDLTPLGRQEVWEDSPEGYPQTAPYKWWNWHDEYATSTSPDPKWVKVVDNAVATANLNE; encoded by the coding sequence ATGTATCGCTACCGTGGCCTGGATCGCCGCGGGCACGACCTCGACGGGCGGCCTCTCCGCGCTGGTTATGAAGAGGCTCCGCAAGAATCAGGAACCAGCAACAGAACCCACGAACAAGGAGAAAACATGGACGAGAACAAGGAAACTCAGACAAAGATGAAGACGCCACCGATCGTGTCTCCGCAGGAGTGGGAGGCGGCGCGCCAGCAACTGCTGGTGAAGGAGAAGGAATTGACCCGCGCCCGTGATGCAATGGCCGCCGCGCGTCGGCGGATGCCGTGGATGGTTGTAGAGAAAGAGTATGTTTTCGATGGGCCAAATGGCAAGGTCAGCCTGCTCGACTTGTTTGAGGAACGCCCTCAGCTGATCGTCTACCGCGCGTTTTTTGAGCCCGGTGTGTTCGGCTGGCCTGATCATGCCTGCCGCGGTTGTTCCCTGGGTGCAGATCAGGTCTCTCACCTTTCACATCTGAACGCGCGCGACACCACGCTCGCATACGTCTCGCGCGCGCCGCAGACAGACATCGAGCGCTTGAAGGCGCGGATGGAGTGGGAGATGCCTTGGTACACCATCACCGACGACTTCGATAAAGACTTCGGCGTTGATGAGTGGCACGGCCACAATGTTTTCTTCCGCGACAGCGACAACCGCATCTTCCGTACTTACTTCATCCACGACCGCGGCGACGAGGCGATGGGCAGCACCTGGAACTATCTCGATCTCACTCCGCTCGGACGCCAGGAGGTGTGGGAGGACTCACCGGAGGGCTATCCGCAAACCGCACCGTACAAGTGGTGGAACTGGCACGACGAATACGCCACTTCCACTTCGCCCGATCCGAAGTGGGTCAAGGTGGTGGACAACGCAGTGGCAACGGCGAACCTCAACGAATAA
- a CDS encoding SRPBCC family protein — protein sequence MAATIQEQVVQAFEIVKQEEIAAPIDIVFETILEQMGPLNSTPEKPMPMKLEAWPGGRWFRDLGENTGHFWGVVQAIKPPSLLEICGPLFMSTPAVSNIQYRLTEENGLTRVRFVHRAMGWVGDADRGVDVGWTDLITRIRTAAEKRGRKR from the coding sequence ATGGCAGCGACGATTCAGGAGCAGGTGGTTCAGGCTTTCGAGATTGTGAAGCAGGAAGAGATTGCGGCGCCGATCGACATCGTGTTCGAAACGATTCTGGAGCAGATGGGCCCACTGAACTCGACCCCGGAGAAACCGATGCCTATGAAGTTGGAGGCATGGCCGGGTGGGCGTTGGTTTCGCGATCTGGGAGAAAACACGGGACACTTCTGGGGCGTGGTGCAGGCGATCAAGCCGCCGTCACTGCTGGAGATATGCGGGCCGCTGTTTATGTCGACGCCGGCGGTCTCGAATATTCAGTACCGCCTTACCGAAGAGAACGGATTGACCCGGGTCCGATTTGTACACCGCGCGATGGGGTGGGTCGGTGATGCAGATCGCGGTGTCGATGTCGGATGGACAGACCTGATCACGCGGATCCGCACAGCGGCAGAGAAGCGTGGCCGCAAGCGTTGA
- a CDS encoding ArsR/SmtB family transcription factor, which produces MARAATTTDVFNAIAEPRRREVIGVLADGREYAVGEVVVRLRMSQPTVSKHLGVLRKVGVVSVIKRGQHRMYRLNAAELKPVHDWVKMFERYWTHQLGQIKERAERKALERMISSDNGTKEE; this is translated from the coding sequence ATGGCACGGGCGGCAACAACAACGGACGTCTTCAACGCAATCGCAGAGCCCCGGCGGCGCGAAGTGATAGGTGTGCTTGCCGATGGCAGAGAGTATGCGGTCGGCGAGGTAGTGGTTCGATTGCGCATGTCGCAGCCGACGGTTTCGAAACACCTGGGTGTTTTGCGCAAGGTTGGCGTGGTATCGGTGATCAAGCGCGGACAGCACCGCATGTACCGGTTGAATGCGGCTGAGCTGAAACCGGTGCACGACTGGGTGAAGATGTTTGAGCGGTACTGGACCCATCAACTGGGGCAGATCAAGGAGCGGGCGGAGCGCAAGGCTCTGGAACGGATGATTTCAAGCGACAACGGGACAAAGGAGGAGTAA
- a CDS encoding SurA N-terminal domain-containing protein produces MATENYELTCVASRLLPARKIVVSIFYFLFIAVPGCRKPHDFTVIASVNGEAIRRSELDRLFKAQRQSFGGSQMERQDQADSSRLNLLNYLIDQTILQQRAARMNLTAKDEDVDTRLLAIREQYSQAEFTQLLLESHQTIDDLRRDVRRYLTLDRLLNKEINSKIRVTDADVEQYFNAHQAQYNLAENRYRIAQIVVMDLRGKSTFVPQAGDPRSDAEARMRIEILRNRLTAGEDFGTVAIRYSEDQSAQNGGDVGFFSESQLRSDPQIYDTVTKLKVGQFSNILHVSPTTLTQPVCYKILKLIARDVAGRRSLDPLVQQEIHDEILNERSQLLQIAYFQTLRDGSNIQNHLAEEIFAQGTSNSVSPGKN; encoded by the coding sequence ATGGCCACAGAGAACTACGAACTTACTTGCGTTGCATCACGCCTACTTCCTGCTCGGAAGATCGTTGTCTCAATCTTCTACTTTCTATTCATCGCGGTCCCCGGATGTCGAAAGCCACACGACTTTACTGTCATTGCCTCTGTCAACGGAGAAGCAATTCGGCGATCAGAACTCGACCGTCTCTTCAAAGCCCAGCGACAGAGCTTTGGAGGCTCGCAGATGGAACGCCAGGATCAGGCTGACAGTTCTCGTTTGAATCTTCTTAATTACCTTATTGATCAAACAATTCTTCAGCAGCGTGCAGCCAGGATGAACCTGACGGCGAAAGATGAGGATGTGGACACCAGGCTCCTAGCAATCAGGGAGCAGTACTCACAGGCGGAATTCACCCAACTACTGCTGGAGAGTCATCAAACAATAGACGATCTGCGCCGTGATGTACGCCGCTATCTTACATTGGACAGGCTTCTGAATAAGGAGATAAATAGTAAGATCAGGGTCACCGATGCAGATGTTGAGCAATATTTCAATGCACATCAGGCTCAATACAATCTGGCGGAAAACCGATATCGAATTGCTCAGATCGTCGTGATGGACCTTCGTGGAAAAAGTACGTTTGTACCGCAAGCCGGAGACCCACGAAGTGATGCCGAAGCCAGAATGAGAATAGAGATTTTAAGAAATCGCCTCACCGCCGGAGAAGATTTTGGCACAGTCGCGATCAGATATTCCGAGGATCAATCGGCTCAGAATGGGGGAGATGTCGGTTTCTTTTCGGAGTCGCAACTTCGGTCAGATCCACAAATTTATGACACTGTGACCAAATTGAAGGTCGGGCAGTTCAGCAACATCTTGCACGTGAGCCCCACCACACTTACGCAACCAGTCTGCTACAAAATACTTAAATTGATCGCTCGTGACGTGGCGGGACGTCGCAGTCTTGATCCTCTCGTGCAGCAGGAAATTCACGATGAAATCCTAAATGAACGTTCACAGCTTCTTCAGATTGCCTATTTTCAGACATTGCGCGACGGATCTAATATCCAGAATCACCTAGCTGAAGAAATATTCGCACAAGGCACGAGTAATTCGGTTAGTCCCGGCAAGAACTGA